TCCAAGCCTCTTGCCCACCACCTCTTTGATTTTGAGCTCGTTGACCTTGAGTTACTCCAGTTGCACTATTAACTTCTCCCTTAAACTCTTCAAATTTCTTTTTAGCCTCTTGTAAAGCTTTTTTTCTTTCCTCTTTTTTATTTTTTAAGCTCTCTTCAAGTTCTTTTAATTTATCTTCAAGTTCTTTCTTATCTTTTAACTTATCCTTTAATTTTTCTCTTATTTCTTTTACTGTTTTTTCATATTCAAGATATGTTTTAAGAGAAGTTTCTTTAGCATTCGTTTTTTCTATTTTATCCTTTAATCCTTTTATTTTTTTTTCAATCTCTTTTGTATCTAATGTATTTAAATCTTTTGTCTCTAAAATATTTAACAATCCATTAAATTCTTTTTTTATCTCTTGTTCTATTTGTTTTGGAATTTCTAAACTTTGTTCTGAAGCTTTATCATTTACATAATTCTTACAAGAACCAAACAGTGCAAAAACAGCACAAATAATAAACATTCTCATTTTTTCATTCATAAGTTACTCCATAAGTCTTAAAGATAACGCAACCACTAATAAATTCAATTTTTTATAATGTTTAAAATATCTAATCTTGTTACATTTTGAATTACAAAGTAACAAAACTTAAATGTAATTTTAATCAAACTCGAAAAATCTCTCCATTGCAAATGGCAGACTCATTACAAATGATCACAAAACACATACAAATTAAATTTTCAGGTATTTGCTATATATCACTTAAAGTATTATATCTTTCTTAAGTGCCCCCCTTAGAAATTGCCACTTCTACCCAATACAGTCACTCTACATGCCAAATTCTGCATGCAATGAGAAGCCCCCAAATTTGACTAAAATTTTATGTTTTTGGTAAAATGTAAGCTGCAATTTTTATATATTTTTATTACTTTTACTTAATTTAAAAGTAACACTTATAAAAAGAGGATTTTATGGACTTTAATAATTATCTTAATTTAAATAAAGAAAACACAGATTTTATTCTTAAACTACTAAAAGATTATCAAAAAGTAATAGATGAAAATAAAATCCTAAAAAATACTCTAGAAAATTCAACTAAACCCAAAAAAGAAACTCTAAGGCCTAAACCTAAGTTCTACTTAACTCCTAAAACTAGTAAACTAATTCTAAAGTGTATCAAAAGGCTAAAACAGACTGATCCAATATCCGGCTGGTTTGTGCATATACTCTCAATAAGTGGGTGCAGGGGTACTGAAATTCAAAAAGTAAAAATGCAAGATATTACTACTCTATCCAGCGAAACTGGAGAAATTTATTACAATATAAAAGTAAATGTGGCTAAAAAAAGAAGTGTCGCCTGCATTAGAGAAATTGTCATTAACTCTAAAGAGTTTGAAGCTATTCAAACAGCACACAAAAATCATTTCGAAGAAAAAAATCTTGATACAAGACGTACTTATCTTTTCCAAAAAACCAAACACAAATTTAAAGATAATCAAATTAGCATTATCCATATTTCTAATAAATTTAAAAATCTTCTTAAAAAGTCGGGATTTAAGGTAAATAAATCGCTTCATTTATGCAGAAATTTATTTATTTCTAATTTAAAAGCTAATGGTTACAATTCTTTTCAAA
This window of the Borreliella spielmanii genome carries:
- a CDS encoding ErpL protein — encoded protein: MNEKMRMFIICAVFALFGSCKNYVNDKASEQSLEIPKQIEQEIKKEFNGLLNILETKDLNTLDTKEIEKKIKGLKDKIEKTNAKETSLKTYLEYEKTVKEIREKLKDKLKDKKELEDKLKELEESLKNKKEERKKALQEAKKKFEEFKGEVNSATGVTQGQRAQNQRGGGQEAWKYAKEFGLSVSFSNSANNTSDVSNDIIDGAIKQIDEELKNIGEEAQNSEKKK
- a CDS encoding tyrosine-type recombinase/integrase, with product MDFNNYLNLNKENTDFILKLLKDYQKVIDENKILKNTLENSTKPKKETLRPKPKFYLTPKTSKLILKCIKRLKQTDPISGWFVHILSISGCRGTEIQKVKMQDITTLSSETGEIYYNIKVNVAKKRSVACIREIVINSKEFEAIQTAHKNHFEEKNLDTRRTYLFQKTKHKFKDNQISIIHISNKFKNLLKKSGFKVNKSLHLCRNLFISNLKANGYNSFQIKELMKYSSTHEIDNIYGLSSANKIQAYKFAKNGLKL